GAGTCCAATAGAGAAATAAAGAAAATCCAAATAAATCCAAATAAACCTTCCTGCTTGTGAAGAAGCACCACTGAATGAAAATGTGAGCAGCTAGGCCAGTAAATGACTAGTTATTATGCAATATGTAAGTACATTCATTGCTAAATAGagaatattatattatacatatatatatatatgaacacaaATGTTCATTACTTATCCTATTTTTGCTGAAGGCTGGCAAtatatgggttgctatgggttactgctccttggcaaactcagagccttttattacataattacataaatCTCTCCAACACCCACTTTGCAAACAGTGAAACTGGGCAGTATCCCAATGTAACTAACAAAAAAGTCTCAACAAGCCACTAAAAAgttaacaattttatttcaatccattaaaaacataaataacccCATTACAGATATGGCTTATAACTGTAATGgggttatttatgtttttaatggatcgAAATAAAATTGTTAACTTTTTAGTTGCTTTTTGAGACTTTATTTCTTAGCTGCAATGTCCCTCAGTGATCACTAGAGGGAGCTCTCTATATGCCACACATTATAATgttaatttttcttatttttcttctgtttcaAAAAATTTCTTTTTCTGGAGTTTTTAGTATCCCAATGTAACAAAAGAGTAAAAACACTTTTCAACCAGCtacagaacaatgaaagcaaaaaatgtgattggttgctataggcgattgcccaggtgcaaattcaGTGGGGGTTTTTCTCCTTCCTTTTAAACAGCCTTTTGTGGTGTTAGAGCAGACCTGCCTATGGACAGATTTTGGGGATTTGCTCAGCAGTGTCCCACTATGCCTCAGATATTGGGgattatgggtttttttcctCTGCTTTGTGGTAGAACCTTGGTTTATCTACAGACTTACCTGGGAGATAACCATCAATACGGAGTCAATGAGGAAACTCATGGCAGCAAATCAACTTTAATACCTCTGACGACAATCCTTGAAACAACCTCATTAATTTGCTATAGCCCAGATTGGTGCTGGGATAGCCAAGCCCTGGGTCAGATTGGTGCCGGGATAGCCAAGCCCTGGGTCAGATTGGTGCTGGGATAGCCAAGCCCTGGGTCAGATTGGTGCCGGGATAGCCAAGCCCTGGGTCAGATTGGTGCCGGGATAGCCAAGCCCTGGGTCAGATTGGTGCCGGGATAGCCAAGCCCTGGGTCAGACTGGTGCCGGGATAGCCAAGCCCTGGGTCAGATTGGTGCCGGGATAGCCAAGCCCTGGGTCAGATTGGTGCCGGGATAGCCAAGCCCTGGGTCAGATTGGTGCCGGGATAGCCAAGCCCTGGGTCAGATTGGTGCCGGGATAGCCAAGCCCTGGGTCAGATTGGTGCCGGGATAGCCAAGCCCTGGGTCAGATTGGTGCCGGGATAGCCAAGCCCTGGGTCAGATTGGTGCCGGGATAGCCAAGCCCTGGGTCAGACTGGTGCCGGGATAGCCAAGCCCTGGGTCAGATTGGTGCCGGGATAGCCAAGCCCTGGGTCAGATTGGTGCCGGGATAGCCAAGCCCTGGGTCAGATTGGTGCTGGGATAGCCAAGCCCTGGGTCAGACTGGTGCTGGGATAGCCAAGTCCTGGGTCAGATTGGTGCCGGGATAGCCAAGCCCTGGGTCAGATTGGTGCCGGGATAGCCAAGTCCTGGGTCAGATTGGTGCTGGGATAGCCAAGCCCTGGGTCAGATTGGTGCCGGGATAGCCAAGCCCTGGGTCAGATTGGTGCTGGGATAATCGCTGCCATGGTCGATCTCGCCATTCATTAGCCCTGTCTAAGGGAAGAAAAACAAGATTTTAGATGTCTTTTATTAGCAATGGGAAAATGTGAAACAGGGAGAATAAAGTCAGTCTCTTTGTGCCAAATCCTTCAGCCCGGGGTGTAAATATAGAAGGGGCCCAGGAGGTGCAtaggggcacagagggtacaTAGGGGCCcagggggtacataggggcacagagggtacaTAGGGGCCCAGGGGGTGCATAGGGGCCCAGGGGGTGCATAGGGGCCCAGGGGGTGCATAGGGGCCCAGGGTGTAAGTATAGAAAGGGCCCGGGGGTGCATAGGGGCTCAGGGTGTAAGTATAGAAAGGGCCCGGGGGTGCATAGGGGCCCAGGGTGTAAGTATAGAAAGGGCCCGGGGGTGCATAGGGGCTCAGGGTGTAAGTATAGAAAGGGCCCGTGGGTGCATAGGGGCTCAGGGTGTAAGTATAGAAAGGGCCCGGGGGTGCATAGGGGCCCAGGGTGTAAGTATAGAAAGGGCCCGGGGGTGCATAGGGGCCCAGGGTGTAAGTATAGAAAGGGCCCGGGGGTGCATAGGGGCTCAGGGTGTAAGTATAGAAAGGGCCCGGGGGTGCATAGGGGCTCAGGGTGTAAGTATAGAAAGGGCCCGGGGGTGCATAGGGGCTCAGGGTGTAAGTATAGAAAGGGCCCGGGGGTGCATAGGGGCTCAGGGTGTAAGTATAGAAAGGGCCCGGGGGTGCATAGGGGCCCAGGGTGTAAGTATAGAAAGGGCCCGGGGGTGCATAGGGGCCcagggggtacataggggcacagagGGTGCATAGGGGCACAGGGTGTAAGTATAGAATGGGCCCAGGGGGTGCATAGGGGCCCAGGGGGTGCATAGGGGCACAGAGGGTGCATAGGGGCCCAGGGGGTGCATAGGGGCCCAGGGGGTGCATAGGGGCCCAGGGGGTGCATAGGGGCCCAGGGGGTGCATAGGGGCCCAGGGGGTGCATAGGGGCCCAGGGGGTGCATAGGggcccagggggggggggtcagtatcaacatatatttatttattaagaataTCTCGTTCCCAAAGTTTAAGGAGCCCTAAAGTGATTTTGTTGTGACTTCTACATAACCCACTGCATTCAGCATTTCCCTTATtctatttcccagcattccctgcagcCAAAAGCCACTCCCACTGTGCCCTAATATTCCACTAATATTCCACTCACATTGCCACGTACTCTGCTCCCTGTCTCCCCGCACATTACTGGTGCCGCCCTGCTCTCAGCCTCTCCCCCTCACTCCCCCAGCAGTGCCGCTACCTGAGCCCCCGGATATACCTGCCCTACAGTCCTCTCAGCCGGCAGCAGCAGCTCACACTTCCAGGGACAAATCATCTACAACCTGATTGGCTCCTGCCGCTGACCCGTCACACTCTCCGCGCATTGCACTTTGGTCAGGAATTCCCTACCAATCAGAAACTGACGTCGCTCTAGAAGCTCTTTCCGATTGGATGAACACGCAACAAGACGGTGAGAACGAGGCTTGGAACGCAGGCATGGGCTTCTGCTACAGGGACACTTGTGTCAAGCGGTAAAATTGAGCTTTGCTGGGGAAGTAGTGGATTTCTGGGTATAACGGCTACAAAGAAGTCTCTGTAGCTGAACTACATCTCACCAAAGCATGTGTTAAATGGAATGCTGGGTTTTGTATTGGGCAGGTATGTAGAAATCCATGGGTATATAGCAGGAGACTGGGTATGGGAATAGGTTCTTTTCTGCTTTTAGGTTTGGCTTATGGTAGGGCAGAGGGATTATTTACCAATGGCTGCCATGCATATGCCATAATATATCTTTGGTAAAGGTACAATTACTTTGCTCCTTTATCATTGGCTGTCACTATAACAATTGCTTCCTGTTAGGCTGAGTGTAATTCTCAGTGGGTACAATATGGCGACTCTCCTACAGACGGCAGCGACTGGTCGCCAGTGTTTGGGGGCCGGGGGGGTATTAGGGCGCAGGGCTGCCAGCTATGCTTCCATCAAGGAAGTGGCAAAGCTACAGGAGAAGAAGATGAGCAACATACTCTTCCCAATTCTGGGCTTGGAGAAGTATCTGAGCCCCAACGTGGACAAGAAGCACTTTAGACTGTTTGACCCCAGCCTCGAGCAGATGGCTAAAGCGGAAGAATTGTTCCGGCCGTCTGATAAGCACCAGATAGACTATGTCACCTCTGCCATCAGGATGGACCATGCGCCCGGCCTCACCCAGCCTGAGGTTAGCGACACTCTCTTCAAAATATTGCCACGTTGGAGCGCTGCTTCCTGCGAATGTTATTGCTCGCCAAACCAAGCAAGCGTTCTGTCATATATATAATAGCTTGTGGCACTTACTGAACCCGTGGGTGACATTTTTCCTTTGCCAAAGCTTGCTCTGATATATAATATGGCAAAAAAAGATTTCACGACCGGCACACCCTTTTAAAAAATATCAGATGTTTATTGTGAACAtaaaaaaaatccgacgtttcggtcctcaataggacctttatCAACCTTTCTCGGATTTTTTTATGTTCGCAATAAAcgtgatatttttttaaaagggtgTGCCGGACGTGAAACCTTTTTTgctaaataattacatttggcTGTGCACCAAAGTTTTTGgcattggagtgcagacactgaaaagactgaaatatatatatatatatatatatatatatatatatatatatatatatatatatatatatatatatatatattatataaagttgCAGGTAAACATGGCTCATTGGGCATAGTACCTCTTGTTTCCCTATACATTTATAGTAAATAATGAGCCCTTATGGTGAGTATTTCCTGGCCTCTCACACTGGTGGCTCTATCTGCAGGAGGGCCAGCCCATCACTGTGGCATACTGGCACTGCCAGACTGGCTCACTAGGGTACTAGGATAACTCCTTGGTGGTCCCAGGTGCTAGTGGGCCCTTCCActcacccaaccatttggccTTGTAACACTGCACCTTAACCATTTCCCATACCTtcagggaaaaataaagagaaagggAGGTGAAAATAGGTAAGTGGTCAAAGACTGGCAGAATAAAGTGCAGAAAGAGGGAAAATAATTTGGTGAGTGGGCCTGTGGTGTAACATTTTGTGGGGGCCCTGGGCCCCCCATTCCCATACTGCATATCGAACAAAGCCCTGTATGGATTTATTCCTGATTATACACTGTGTTTCCTTTCAGGTTTGTTTCATAGGGAGAAGCAACGTCGGTAAATCCTCCTTAATAAAGGCCTTGTTTTCCCTTGTTCCGGGGATTGAAGTGCGAGTGTCCAAAACCCCAGTGAGTCTTTTCCCTTTTTGCATAATTGGTAATTACAGTCTCTGCTTTAATTAATAGGGTCTCTCTATACAGACCATATATCTTTATCCCAGTAATATGAGTGCTATTTGTGGTCCTGTTTGAATAACTATGCCCCTGGGCAACCAGTTTGCTCTTGGAGTAGAAGCCCTGTGGCCATTGTGCAGTGAGGCAATGGCTGGTTGGGTTTAACTAGTAATACATTTACAGACATTATGGAGAAATCTAGTATATAACATTCTTGTTTTAATATCGCCATAAGCCAAACCCATAGGAAGATACAGCATGGAGGTATATTGGTGCTTTGGTGATTCCCTgcccaattggtcttcattatttatttttttttttatagtttttttttttaatgaattctgccgactctttgcagctttcaaatgggggtcactgaccccggcagccaaaaactatgcttctgtgaggctacaattttattgttatgattactttttataacttgtttttctgttcaggtcctcgcctattcatataccagtctctctttcaaaccactccctggttactaaggtcatttgaaccctagcaaccagatagctgctgaaactccaaactggagagctgctgaacaaaaagtgaaatgattaaaaaactaaaatgaataaaaaatgaagaccaattgcagattgtataatatttctctctacatcataataaaagatAACTTCTTATATTCTTCTGTTCCTACCGCAGGGTCACACCAAGAAGATGAACTTTTTCAAAGTAGGCAGAGCATTCACCCTAGTGGACATGCCAGGCTACGGGTACAAAGCTCCGGAGGACTTTGCGGACATGGTGGAACCGTACCTTCAAGTGAGGAACAAGTTAGTAACAAAAACGCCTGAATGGGGGCGCCATCCTGTGATATTTTTTGGCTAAGGGAATATGTCAAAGTATTGCCTACCCAGGTATGGACTGTAGGTGTAGCCATACTACTTGGGGTGACCACCAAATGTTGTTTCCCCGACATTATTACATGCTTTTGGGAAGGGGTAGGGCAGCTCTATGCATTAATAAAATTAAGTAACGTTTACTTTAAGGGGTGGGTTTCACCTTtcctaacttttagtatgtgatagaatggccatttctaagcaacttttcaattggtcttcattacttagtttttaaatttccttttttttttctgactctttctaacGTTCACATGGGGggtaactgaccccggcagccaaacaacagttttattgtggttactttgtattacttttctttctcctattaatatatcagtctctcattcaatccactccctggtCACTGAGGTAagtttgaccctagcaaccagataactgctgaacaaaaagttaaaattaaaaataataaaaacaataatacacacaaataataaaaaatgaagaccaattgcaaattgtctcatgaCTTACTCTCTAATATAGTAAAAGTtacctcaaaggtgaacaacccctttagtggTCCTATGCAGCCATAGTACATgaatccttataaacggtgcttagtgatgtcatcagttataatcggggCTTAGTTATGTCATCTGTCACATGACCCgcttaaacttgtgtattataataaagtaccccctgttgtaaaatataagaatattataccAGTAAGTCACCATGGATTTCCATGACCTTTATATAGGCGCTCGGCCTTTtggcttttatatggtcatgctagtcctataatatccctatatgttacagtaggggttactttattcactatatattataaggaactcctcgggggcttataatatccctatatgttacaatagggggcactttattcactatatattataaggaactcctcggggacttataatatccctatatgttacaatagggggtactttattcactatatattataaggaactcctcgggggcttataatatctctatatgttacaatagggggcactttattcactatatattataaggaactcctctgtgacttataatatccctatatgttacaatagggggcactttattcactatatattataaggaactcctcgggggcttataatatccctatatgttacaatagggggcactttattcactatatattataaggaactcctcggggacttataatatccctatatgttacaatagggggtactttattcactatatattataaggaactcctcgggggcttataatatccctatatgttacaatagggggtactttattcactatataaatgtatattttctccGACTACTCACAGTTTAAAGAGGACATTTTTGCTGGTGGACAGTTCCATTGGTTTTCAGAAAGCAGATCTCGTTGCGGTGGAAATGTGTGAGGAATTTGGGATTCCTTATGTCGTAAGTATTAATATTCGTTGCAACTGGAACTGTATGCTGAGCAgtcatttgcaaattaggataaaaatttaaagagaaaaatttccaacttctgtggcactggTGCAAAACCATCAGGCAAGGAATACATTAAACGCATGGTGGCCATAGCTTAGAGCCAGTACGGGCCCAGCAAGCCATTCACTCTGGCtgtattggcctgtgtatagttTTTGGGTACATTTGTGCCTGCACTGCGTTATGTTTTGGTGAAATATCAATCATTTATTTTCAGATTGTAGCCACCAAGATAGACCGGCCGCCTACAGGAGTTCTGCTGACACAGTACCTGGAGATCCAGGAGTTCATAGAGAAGCAGACACAGGGGTGCTACCCACAGCCATTCCTAGTCAGGTAACCGATTCATGATTTAGTCCATGGCAGCCTTCAGAGGGGTCAGGGACATATTCCTATGCTGTGCTACTGCCTATGTGAGTGCTATTGCCTGGCACAACCACCGTTACAGAACTCTGCTTCTTTCCGCAGCTCAGTGCAGTTCTCTGGAATCCACCTGCTCCGATGTTTCATCGCTCACGTGACAGGGAACCATCCCAGATAACGGAACCTTTATCATACGCGTGGAACTCCCAAGTGCGCAGTGGCCTCATTTACTAGCACTGTTAGCTGTCCTAATATTTCTATGAAATAACAAAagccaatctgattggttgttaccaGTTAAATGCACAAGGGCTGTATTTCCCAGGGATAGTAGGTGAACCACCtgtaaggttgaagacacacagagctacttagtagcagctacttgtcacggctactaaacaccagaaaatcccctgccatagacagtactgagaattgcctctgctaaacacacatagagacaattatcagtaaatgatcagtattgtctgtttctgtagctgtgacaagtagctgctactagtagctctgtgtgtcttcacccttagatgaAATACCCtttcatagacaatactgagaattgcctctgcaaaacatacgtagagacaattatcagcattgtctgttttagtagccgtgacaagtagctgctactagtagctcagtgtgtcttcgccctaacggTCTGTGAATGGGAACTAAAGAAGGAAATCTGTCCTTGGTGCATGTAGATATGTACAGCAAAGCCGCCACACAAGTAACAGAATTAAATGATCAGCCATACTAATGGAGATTACTTTATTCaacttatttaaaaatataaataaataaaaaagttactACAAGGGTTTTTACACAGGATCACTATT
This sequence is a window from Xenopus tropicalis strain Nigerian chromosome 2, UCB_Xtro_10.0, whole genome shotgun sequence. Protein-coding genes within it:
- the gtpbp8 gene encoding GTP-binding protein 8, with protein sequence MATLLQTAATGRQCLGAGGVLGRRAASYASIKEVAKLQEKKMSNILFPILGLEKYLSPNVDKKHFRLFDPSLEQMAKAEELFRPSDKHQIDYVTSAIRMDHAPGLTQPEVCFIGRSNVGKSSLIKALFSLVPGIEVRVSKTPGHTKKMNFFKVGRAFTLVDMPGYGYKAPEDFADMVEPYLQVRNNLKRTFLLVDSSIGFQKADLVAVEMCEEFGIPYVIVATKIDRPPTGVLLTQYLEIQEFIEKQTQGCYPQPFLVSSVQFSGIHLLRCFIAHVTGNHPR